A single region of the Latilactobacillus curvatus JCM 1096 = DSM 20019 genome encodes:
- a CDS encoding coiled-coil domain-containing protein, giving the protein MIFRNRRILITCLMLGGFFLARPQTVQATPEETQTAIKTAQDHLSELNNNISNLTLKTTQLNEQMTAKQADIKEKQDEFSKTSADYQKQVAIIEGNLRQLQTRDSSFNLDMIDSLLSSQSLSDLFQKGSIINRLLDAKADNAAETASLAEKKLNKRLN; this is encoded by the coding sequence ATGATTTTTCGAAACCGGCGGATACTGATAACCTGTTTAATGTTAGGTGGCTTCTTTTTAGCGCGACCACAAACGGTCCAAGCAACGCCTGAAGAAACGCAAACTGCCATTAAGACAGCACAAGATCATCTATCCGAATTGAATAATAATATTAGTAATTTAACGTTAAAAACAACGCAATTGAACGAACAAATGACTGCAAAACAGGCGGATATTAAAGAAAAACAAGACGAGTTCAGCAAAACATCTGCTGATTATCAAAAGCAAGTGGCGATTATTGAAGGTAACCTGCGGCAATTACAAACACGAGATAGCAGTTTTAATCTTGATATGATCGATAGTTTATTGTCGAGCCAAAGTTTGAGCGATTTATTCCAAAAAGGTTCAATCATCAATCGACTGTTAGACGCTAAGGCGGATAATGCCGCTGAAACGGCCTCATTAGCTGAAAAAAAGCTGAACAAAAGACTGAATTAG
- a CDS encoding C40 family peptidase, whose translation MFRRPYVWGGTTPEGFDCSGLVQYVYAKNGIKLPRVSQDQSKLGKDVPLNELQPNDLLFWGGVGTAHHVAIYIGDGYFIQAPQPGDKVRITKISDYKPDFARRLS comes from the coding sequence ATATTTAGGCGACCCTATGTTTGGGGTGGCACCACACCCGAAGGATTTGACTGTTCTGGCTTAGTGCAATACGTTTACGCTAAAAATGGGATTAAATTACCCCGTGTTTCACAAGATCAAAGTAAGTTAGGCAAAGATGTACCGCTCAATGAATTACAACCAAACGACCTATTATTCTGGGGAGGGGTTGGAACAGCCCACCATGTCGCAATCTACATTGGGGATGGCTACTTTATCCAAGCACCACAACCTGGCGATAAAGTTCGAATTACTAAAATTTCAGATTACAAACCAGATTTTGCCCGTCGTTTATCATAA